In the Agrococcus sp. Marseille-Q4369 genome, one interval contains:
- a CDS encoding aminotransferase class I/II-fold pyridoxal phosphate-dependent enzyme → MGAQAWDGISRAALERPSSRKWSLHPGTIGAWVAEMDFGTAPPVRAALERAVRDDVLGYLAPATAAELGEATAAFQAREHGWRVDPERVHAVSDVMAALGVAVTEYSAEGSAVIVPTPSYMPFHTYLATLGREVLQVPGVVDRGRWRHDLEGIDRAFAAGAGTLVLCNPHNPTGTVVPRDELEAIARIVERHGGRVFADEIHAPIRFDGRAHVPYASVSAAAAAHTITGTSASKAWNIAGLKAAQLITSNDADEERYRRFGFAVAHGASTLGVIASTAAYRDGSAWLAETNAYLQRNRDVLARLLAERLPEVRWSPPEATYLAWLDVGALGLPGSPAAALRERASVTLTDGALCGSGFDDHVRLVFATPAPVLEEAVDRIAAAVRPLAAVRSR, encoded by the coding sequence ATGGGCGCGCAGGCATGGGACGGGATCAGCAGGGCGGCGCTCGAGCGGCCCTCGAGCCGCAAGTGGAGCCTGCACCCGGGCACGATCGGCGCGTGGGTGGCGGAGATGGACTTCGGCACGGCACCGCCCGTGCGCGCGGCGCTCGAGCGAGCGGTGCGCGACGACGTGCTCGGCTACCTCGCGCCGGCGACGGCAGCGGAGCTCGGCGAGGCGACGGCGGCGTTCCAGGCGCGCGAGCACGGTTGGAGGGTCGACCCCGAGCGCGTGCACGCGGTCTCCGACGTCATGGCGGCGCTCGGCGTCGCCGTGACCGAGTACTCCGCGGAGGGTTCCGCCGTCATCGTGCCGACGCCCTCGTACATGCCGTTCCACACCTACCTCGCGACGCTCGGCCGCGAGGTGCTCCAGGTTCCCGGCGTCGTCGATCGCGGCCGCTGGCGCCATGACCTCGAGGGGATCGATCGCGCGTTCGCCGCCGGTGCCGGGACGCTCGTGCTCTGCAATCCGCACAACCCGACCGGCACCGTCGTCCCGCGCGACGAGCTCGAGGCGATCGCGCGCATCGTCGAGCGGCACGGCGGGCGCGTGTTCGCCGACGAGATCCACGCGCCCATCCGCTTCGACGGGCGCGCGCACGTGCCCTACGCATCCGTCAGCGCCGCGGCCGCGGCGCACACGATCACGGGCACGAGCGCGTCGAAGGCGTGGAACATCGCCGGGCTCAAGGCGGCGCAGCTCATCACCTCGAACGACGCCGACGAGGAGCGCTACCGCCGCTTCGGGTTCGCCGTCGCGCACGGCGCGTCGACGCTCGGCGTCATCGCCTCGACGGCCGCCTACCGCGACGGCTCGGCGTGGCTCGCGGAGACGAACGCCTACCTGCAGCGCAATCGCGACGTCCTCGCGCGGCTGCTCGCCGAGCGGTTGCCCGAGGTGCGCTGGAGCCCTCCGGAGGCGACATATCTCGCGTGGCTCGACGTCGGCGCGCTCGGCCTGCCGGGCTCGCCGGCAGCGGCGCTCCGCGAGCGCGCGAGCGTGACCCTCACCGACGGCGCGCTGTGCGGCTCGGGCTTCGACGACCACGTGCGGCTCGTCTTCGCGACCCCCGCGCCGGTGCTCGAGGAGGCCGTCGACCGCATCGCGGCAGCGGTGCGGCCGCTCGCCGCGGTGCGCTCACGATGA
- a CDS encoding aminotransferase class I/II-fold pyridoxal phosphate-dependent enzyme translates to MSAGWGFETRQVHAGAVIDSEAGARVTPIYQSAGYVFESFDEGALRFAGQSAQRAYSRNDNPTNVVAARRIADLEGGVDGVLVASGQAAIAAALQALARAGDHVLTTDRLYEGTREMVRGSLARAGLEFEALPIDADEERWVAAVRPTTRAIYAESIANPLGEVADLALLGRVAARTGVPLVVDNTVATPYLCRPLEHGAAVVIHSTSKWLGGHGSVIGGAIVWGDGFGWSPERFPHLHEPRPHGAPSFAARFGGSAYGAHLRAVTVLEHGPTFPPTSAFLLLHGIETLSLRMERHVANAHAVLAALEPHPAVARVHYPGAAGDARADVAERMLPRGAGSIVSIELHGGRDAARAFLDRLRLVSQMTHIGDVRSLAIHTGSTIHGKLEEHERLALGITPGLVRISVGIERAEDIVADLQQALGGLEP, encoded by the coding sequence ATGAGCGCGGGCTGGGGCTTCGAGACCAGGCAGGTGCACGCCGGCGCGGTGATCGACAGCGAGGCCGGCGCGCGGGTCACGCCGATCTACCAGAGCGCGGGCTACGTGTTCGAGAGCTTCGACGAGGGCGCCCTCCGCTTCGCCGGGCAGAGCGCGCAGCGCGCGTACTCGCGCAACGACAACCCCACGAACGTCGTCGCGGCTCGACGCATCGCCGACCTCGAGGGCGGCGTCGACGGCGTGCTCGTCGCGAGCGGCCAAGCAGCGATCGCCGCGGCGCTGCAGGCGCTCGCCCGCGCGGGTGACCACGTGCTGACGACCGATCGGCTCTACGAGGGGACGCGCGAGATGGTGCGCGGCTCGCTCGCTCGCGCGGGGCTCGAGTTCGAGGCGCTGCCGATCGACGCCGATGAGGAGCGCTGGGTCGCAGCCGTGCGGCCGACCACCCGCGCCATCTACGCCGAGTCGATCGCGAACCCGCTCGGCGAAGTGGCCGACCTCGCGCTCCTCGGTCGCGTCGCCGCGCGCACCGGGGTGCCGCTCGTCGTCGACAACACCGTCGCGACCCCCTACTTGTGCCGCCCCCTCGAGCATGGCGCGGCCGTGGTCATCCACTCGACCTCGAAGTGGCTCGGCGGCCACGGCTCCGTCATCGGCGGCGCGATCGTCTGGGGCGACGGCTTCGGCTGGTCGCCCGAGCGCTTCCCGCACCTGCACGAGCCGCGACCGCACGGCGCGCCCTCCTTCGCGGCGCGATTCGGCGGCTCCGCCTATGGCGCTCACCTGCGGGCGGTGACGGTGCTCGAGCACGGGCCGACGTTCCCGCCCACGAGCGCGTTCCTGCTGCTCCACGGCATCGAGACGCTGTCGCTGCGCATGGAGCGGCACGTCGCGAACGCGCACGCGGTGCTCGCCGCGCTCGAGCCGCATCCCGCCGTCGCGCGCGTGCACTACCCGGGCGCGGCGGGCGATGCGCGCGCCGACGTCGCGGAGCGGATGCTCCCCCGCGGGGCCGGCTCGATCGTCTCGATCGAGCTCCACGGCGGGCGCGACGCCGCGCGCGCGTTCCTCGACCGGCTCCGCCTCGTGAGCCAGATGACGCACATCGGCGACGTGCGCTCGCTCGCGATCCACACGGGCAGCACCATCCACGGGAAGCTCGAGGAGCACGAGCGGCTCGCGCTCGGCATCACCCCGGGGCTCGTGCGGATCTCGGTGGGCATCGAGCGCGCGGAGGACATCGTGGCGGATCTGCAGCAGGCGCTCGGCGGCCTCGAGCCCTGA
- a CDS encoding TIGR04028 family ABC transporter substrate-binding protein, translating into MRTRSRTGAVIAVTTASAIALSACSSSAASPDASDGGAAAGGTLTYLEHQAYTSLYPPAAGFYPNGALVNNVTARLLHQDPATLELEPWVAAALPEVNEDATEYTFDLRTDVTYSDGTPVTAENVVANFDLFGLGDPSRALIVSEAINNYERGEVVDDDTVRFHFSAPAPGFAQAVSTINSGLLADATLERDSEGFGPGNAAEIIGAGPFVVESEQVGTSIRLAAREDYAWAPPSAAVQGRPQLDAVDIVIAPEDSVRIGSLVAGQADIARQVEPQHEAQVAAAGLEIVAAQTNGVNNGLSFRFGHPLLADIAVRRALIAGIDREELVSSIFSEGYPLATSSLSRTALGYAEQADAYAHDPALANRLLDEAGWQVGADGIRSRDGERLRLVVNEALPQPRSRDVITLIAQQLREIGVELELFQGDQAAQTAASADIDQIQIYHSMVGRADFDVIKSQFSIANRNTLQNDDESGAPIDAELESLLQRVASEPTTEGRAAASAAVQARLTEHAYVLPFFEEPQVYGVRPGVDGFATESVGRPDFSGVSLEG; encoded by the coding sequence ATCCGCACCCGCTCCCGCACCGGCGCCGTCATCGCCGTCACCACCGCATCCGCCATCGCGCTCAGCGCGTGCTCCTCGAGCGCCGCCTCGCCCGACGCGTCCGACGGCGGTGCCGCGGCGGGCGGCACGCTGACCTACCTCGAGCACCAGGCGTACACCTCGCTCTACCCGCCGGCGGCCGGCTTCTACCCGAACGGCGCGCTCGTCAACAACGTGACCGCTCGCCTGCTGCACCAGGACCCCGCGACGCTCGAGCTCGAGCCCTGGGTCGCCGCTGCGCTGCCCGAGGTGAACGAGGACGCGACCGAGTACACCTTCGACCTGCGCACCGACGTCACCTACTCCGACGGCACCCCCGTCACGGCCGAGAACGTGGTCGCCAACTTCGACCTGTTCGGCCTCGGCGACCCCTCGCGGGCGCTCATCGTCTCGGAGGCGATCAACAACTACGAGCGCGGCGAGGTCGTCGACGACGACACCGTGCGCTTCCACTTCAGCGCCCCCGCCCCCGGGTTCGCGCAAGCGGTGTCGACGATCAACTCCGGGCTGCTGGCGGATGCGACGCTCGAGCGGGACTCGGAGGGCTTCGGCCCGGGGAACGCGGCCGAGATCATCGGCGCGGGCCCGTTCGTGGTCGAGTCCGAGCAGGTGGGCACCTCGATCCGCCTCGCCGCGCGCGAGGACTACGCGTGGGCGCCGCCGTCGGCGGCCGTGCAGGGGCGCCCGCAGCTCGACGCCGTCGACATCGTGATCGCCCCCGAGGACAGCGTGCGCATCGGCTCGCTCGTCGCCGGCCAGGCCGACATCGCGCGGCAGGTCGAGCCGCAGCACGAGGCGCAGGTCGCCGCCGCGGGTCTCGAGATCGTCGCTGCGCAGACGAACGGCGTGAACAACGGCTTGAGCTTCCGCTTCGGCCACCCGCTGCTCGCCGACATCGCGGTGCGGCGGGCGCTCATCGCCGGCATCGATCGCGAGGAGCTCGTCTCGTCGATCTTCTCCGAGGGCTACCCGCTCGCGACCTCGTCGCTCAGCCGCACGGCGCTCGGGTACGCCGAGCAGGCCGACGCGTATGCGCACGACCCGGCGCTCGCCAACCGCCTGCTCGACGAGGCCGGGTGGCAGGTCGGCGCCGACGGCATCCGCTCGCGGGATGGGGAGCGGCTGCGCCTGGTCGTGAACGAGGCGCTCCCCCAGCCGCGCTCTCGCGACGTCATCACCCTCATCGCGCAGCAGCTGCGCGAGATCGGCGTCGAGCTCGAGCTCTTCCAGGGCGACCAGGCGGCGCAGACCGCGGCGTCCGCCGACATCGACCAGATCCAGATCTACCACTCGATGGTCGGGCGAGCCGACTTCGACGTCATCAAGAGCCAGTTCTCGATCGCCAACCGCAACACCCTGCAGAACGACGACGAGAGCGGCGCGCCGATCGACGCAGAGCTCGAGTCGCTGCTGCAGCGCGTCGCATCGGAGCCGACGACCGAGGGGCGCGCCGCGGCATCCGCAGCCGTGCAGGCGCGCCTGACGGAGCACGCGTACGTGCTGCCGTTCTTCGAGGAGCCGCAGGTCTACGGCGTGCGGCCGGGCGTCGACGGCTTCGCGACCGAGTCGGTCGGGCGCCCCGACTTCTCGGGCGTCTCGCTCGAGGGCTGA
- a CDS encoding ABC transporter permease codes for MPYALRRTAQAGLVVIATFVVAFLLLQALPGDAIVARYASPELGLTDAQLDELRTVYGTDRPVWEQLWASATGFLTGDLGTSLQSGAAVETLLATALPSTLTLAALGFLAAVALAVAIAAVATFGRAEWLRRAFRSLPPLFVSIPVFWLGIVLLQVLSFRLGLIPVINASPAQALVLPVLTIAVPIAAPLAQVLIRAIDDTVAEPFIAVARARGAGTRWLLGREVARNAALPTLTIAGVLFGELVAGAVVTETVFARTGVGRLTQEAVANRDIPVLQAVVVISAIGFVLINLAVDLAAPAIDPRLRRAVHA; via the coding sequence ATGCCGTACGCCCTCCGACGCACCGCACAGGCCGGGCTCGTGGTGATCGCGACGTTCGTCGTCGCGTTCCTCCTCCTGCAGGCGCTGCCGGGCGACGCGATCGTCGCCCGGTACGCGAGCCCCGAGCTCGGCCTCACCGACGCGCAGCTCGACGAGCTCCGCACGGTCTACGGCACCGACCGGCCGGTGTGGGAGCAGCTGTGGGCCTCCGCCACCGGCTTCCTCACCGGCGACCTCGGCACGTCGCTGCAGAGCGGCGCGGCGGTCGAGACGCTGCTCGCGACCGCGCTGCCGTCGACGCTCACGCTCGCCGCGCTCGGCTTCCTCGCCGCGGTCGCGCTCGCGGTCGCGATCGCCGCGGTCGCGACCTTCGGCCGAGCCGAGTGGCTGCGCCGCGCGTTCCGCTCGCTGCCGCCCCTGTTCGTCTCGATCCCGGTCTTCTGGCTCGGCATCGTGCTGCTGCAGGTGCTCTCCTTCCGGCTCGGGCTCATCCCCGTCATCAATGCGAGCCCCGCCCAGGCGCTCGTGCTGCCGGTGCTCACGATCGCGGTGCCCATCGCCGCGCCGCTCGCGCAAGTGCTCATCCGCGCGATCGACGACACGGTCGCCGAACCGTTCATCGCCGTCGCGCGCGCACGCGGAGCCGGCACGCGATGGCTGCTCGGGCGCGAGGTCGCCCGCAACGCGGCGCTGCCGACGCTCACGATCGCCGGCGTCCTGTTCGGCGAGCTCGTCGCCGGGGCGGTCGTCACCGAGACGGTCTTCGCGCGCACCGGCGTCGGCCGACTCACCCAGGAGGCGGTCGCGAACCGCGACATCCCCGTGCTGCAGGCGGTCGTCGTCATCTCGGCGATCGGCTTCGTCCTCATCAACCTCGCCGTCGACCTCGCCGCCCCGGCGATCGACCCGCGGCTGCGCCGAGCGGTGCACGCATGA
- a CDS encoding ABC transporter permease has product MSAVIGALPSPRVGRARPRPRATLVLAIGVLAIALAWAFVPGLFTAHDPLAGVAAEALQPPSPAHPFGTDATGRDLLARVVFGAGNSLAGAALAVLVGLVAGTAIGVLAGSSGGFVEEALMRVVDVLLAIPGLLLALSVIVLLGFGVTNAAIAVGITSIAVFARLARSQVVRVRRTDYVEAAFGSGGTFLAVLRRHVLPNSLGAVVALAALQFGSAILQISTLGFLGYGAPPPTPEWGLLIAESRDYVATAWWLTTLPGLVVAAVVLAANRIAAAIREGSA; this is encoded by the coding sequence ATGAGCGCCGTGATCGGCGCGCTCCCGAGCCCGCGCGTGGGCAGGGCCCGTCCGCGCCCCCGCGCGACGCTCGTGCTCGCGATCGGCGTCCTCGCGATCGCGCTCGCGTGGGCCTTCGTGCCAGGGCTCTTCACCGCTCACGACCCGCTCGCGGGCGTCGCGGCCGAGGCGCTGCAGCCGCCGAGCCCCGCGCATCCGTTCGGCACCGACGCGACCGGCCGCGACCTGCTCGCGCGCGTCGTCTTCGGGGCCGGCAACTCCCTCGCCGGTGCGGCGCTCGCGGTGCTCGTGGGGCTCGTCGCCGGCACCGCGATCGGCGTGCTCGCCGGCTCGAGCGGCGGCTTCGTCGAGGAGGCGCTCATGCGCGTCGTCGACGTGCTGCTCGCGATCCCCGGACTCCTGCTCGCGCTCAGCGTCATCGTGCTGCTCGGCTTCGGCGTCACGAACGCCGCGATCGCCGTCGGCATCACGTCGATCGCGGTGTTCGCGCGACTCGCCCGCTCGCAAGTCGTGCGGGTGCGCCGCACCGACTACGTCGAGGCGGCGTTCGGCTCGGGCGGCACGTTCCTCGCGGTGCTGCGGCGGCACGTGCTGCCCAACTCGCTCGGCGCCGTCGTCGCCCTCGCCGCGCTGCAGTTCGGCAGCGCCATCCTGCAGATCTCGACCCTCGGGTTCCTCGGCTACGGGGCTCCGCCGCCCACCCCGGAGTGGGGCCTGCTCATCGCCGAGAGCCGCGACTACGTCGCGACCGCCTGGTGGCTCACCACGCTGCCCGGGCTCGTCGTCGCCGCCGTCGTGCTCGCCGCCAACCGCATCGCCGCAGCCATCAGGGAGGGTTCCGCATGA
- a CDS encoding ABC transporter ATP-binding protein, with amino-acid sequence MTEPLLTIDDLAVSYRARRERRTALEGLSLELGRGEVLALVGESGSGKSTTAQSIIGLLPEGGRIDRGSIALRLAGGPIDLARLEGRALEDIRGRRVALVPQDPGTSLNPVQTIGASVAAPLRIHRWGRPEAIRRRVVELLDRVGLDDPERRARQHPHELSGGMRQRALIAAAIALEPELIIADEPTSALDVTVQRRILDLLDDLRGELGSSVLLITHDLAVAAERADAIAVLRGGRLEEAGPTRAVLEQPASRYTATLLADAPALADESPRVPRPPAAPFVVVERLVHEYGRGADAHRAVDDVGFGIERGTTHALVGESGSGKTTIGRAVAGFHAPSAGGIRIGHRDVVAARRDRSLRRVVQLVSQNPFASLDPRRTVAQSIGEPLQNLGAPDGRRLDRRELASRVSAAIAHVALPPDAGDRLPRELSGGQRQRVAIARALIIEPAVVVLDEAVSALDVTVQAQILALLERLQGELGLTYLFITHDLAVVRRIADTVTVLRQGRVVETGTAEQVLLRPRHDYTRALLDAVPSPDWLRTPSAAGIDPTPLEVA; translated from the coding sequence ATGACCGAGCCGCTGCTCACCATCGATGACCTCGCCGTCTCGTATCGCGCCCGCCGGGAGCGCCGCACCGCTCTCGAAGGGCTCAGCCTCGAGCTCGGCCGAGGAGAGGTGCTCGCGCTCGTCGGCGAATCCGGCTCGGGCAAGAGCACGACCGCGCAATCGATCATCGGCCTGCTGCCCGAGGGCGGCCGCATCGATCGCGGCTCGATCGCCCTGCGCCTCGCGGGCGGCCCGATCGACCTCGCTCGCCTCGAGGGACGCGCGCTCGAGGACATCCGCGGCCGCCGCGTCGCGCTCGTCCCGCAGGACCCGGGCACCTCCCTCAACCCCGTGCAGACCATCGGCGCCTCGGTCGCCGCGCCCTTGCGGATCCACCGCTGGGGCAGGCCCGAGGCGATCCGCAGGCGCGTCGTCGAGCTGCTCGACCGCGTCGGCCTCGACGATCCCGAGCGTCGGGCCCGGCAGCACCCGCACGAGCTCTCGGGCGGCATGCGCCAGCGCGCGCTCATCGCCGCGGCGATCGCGCTCGAGCCCGAGCTCATCATCGCCGACGAGCCGACGAGCGCGCTCGACGTGACCGTGCAGCGGCGCATCCTCGATCTGCTCGACGACCTGCGCGGCGAGCTCGGCTCGAGCGTGCTGCTCATCACGCACGACCTCGCGGTCGCCGCCGAGCGTGCCGACGCGATCGCGGTGCTGCGCGGCGGGCGGCTCGAGGAGGCCGGACCGACGCGCGCGGTGCTCGAGCAGCCCGCGAGCCGCTACACCGCGACGCTGCTCGCCGACGCGCCCGCGCTCGCCGACGAGTCGCCGCGGGTGCCCCGCCCACCCGCAGCGCCCTTCGTCGTCGTCGAGCGGCTCGTGCACGAGTACGGGCGAGGGGCGGATGCGCACCGCGCCGTCGACGACGTCGGCTTCGGCATCGAGCGCGGCACGACCCATGCGCTCGTCGGCGAGTCGGGCTCGGGCAAGACGACGATCGGGCGCGCGGTCGCGGGCTTCCACGCGCCGAGTGCCGGAGGCATCCGCATCGGGCACCGCGACGTGGTCGCCGCGCGTCGGGACCGGTCCTTGCGCCGCGTGGTGCAGCTCGTCTCGCAGAACCCGTTCGCCTCGCTCGACCCGCGCCGCACCGTCGCGCAGTCCATCGGCGAACCGCTGCAGAACCTCGGCGCGCCCGATGGCCGCCGCCTCGACCGCCGGGAGCTCGCGAGCCGCGTGTCGGCGGCGATCGCGCACGTGGCGCTGCCGCCCGACGCCGGCGACCGGCTCCCGCGAGAGCTGTCGGGCGGTCAGCGGCAGCGCGTCGCGATCGCGCGCGCGCTCATCATCGAGCCCGCGGTCGTCGTGCTCGACGAGGCGGTGTCGGCGCTCGACGTCACCGTGCAGGCGCAGATCCTGGCGCTGCTCGAGCGGCTGCAGGGCGAGCTCGGCCTCACCTACCTCTTCATCACCCACGATCTCGCGGTCGTGCGCCGCATCGCCGACACCGTCACGGTGCTGCGCCAGGGGCGGGTGGTCGAGACCGGCACCGCCGAGCAGGTGCTCCTGCGGCCCCGACACGACTACACCCGGGCGCTGCTCGACGCCGTGCCCTCCCCCGACTGGCTGCGGACCCCGAGCGCGGCCGGCATCGACCCGACACCCCTGGAGGTGGCCTGA
- a CDS encoding LLM class flavin-dependent oxidoreductase: MAPTIGFFTRVLDDADTPARYAIALEHIALAERLGFASAWVAQHHFDRAEGGLPSPLVLLAAAAARTSSIRLGTAILTLAHEQPTRAAEDAAVLDALSGGRLELGLGTGGSPATLSAFGEDPAHRRAIYDAKLVRVRSLLDGTADVALQPSAETLAGRLWQATFSAEGASLIGAHGDGLMLSRVQPPPAGLAGAELPPRVWDVQRPVVDAYLDALPEGAAPRILASRSVVVVDAAERAAARAHAEAGLTRQLQQLHGVTPGSLSLDELLVRTETHLGTPDEVAESLSADTAAAGATAVSIQVHSVDPRSELTARSLELFATEVAPALGWRVGRADRADLDRSTLTHDDPQEDRHVA, from the coding sequence ATGGCTCCCACGATCGGCTTCTTCACCCGCGTCCTCGACGACGCCGACACGCCCGCGCGGTACGCGATCGCGCTCGAGCACATCGCGCTCGCGGAGCGGCTCGGCTTCGCGAGCGCGTGGGTGGCGCAGCACCACTTCGACCGCGCCGAGGGCGGCCTGCCGTCGCCGCTCGTGCTGCTCGCCGCAGCTGCGGCGCGCACGAGCAGCATCCGGCTCGGCACCGCCATCCTGACGCTCGCCCACGAGCAGCCGACGCGCGCCGCGGAGGACGCGGCCGTGCTCGACGCGCTCTCGGGCGGACGGCTCGAGCTCGGCCTCGGCACCGGCGGCAGCCCCGCGACGCTCAGCGCGTTCGGCGAGGACCCCGCCCACCGGCGGGCGATCTACGACGCGAAGCTCGTGCGCGTGCGCTCCCTGCTCGACGGCACCGCCGACGTCGCCCTGCAGCCGAGCGCGGAGACCCTCGCCGGCCGGCTGTGGCAAGCGACGTTCTCGGCAGAGGGCGCGAGCCTCATCGGTGCCCACGGCGACGGCCTCATGCTCTCCCGCGTCCAGCCCCCGCCAGCCGGGCTCGCCGGCGCCGAGCTCCCGCCGCGCGTCTGGGACGTGCAGCGCCCCGTCGTCGACGCCTACCTCGACGCGCTGCCTGAGGGAGCCGCCCCACGCATCCTCGCCTCTCGCTCGGTCGTCGTGGTCGACGCCGCGGAGCGCGCCGCGGCGCGCGCGCACGCAGAGGCCGGCCTCACCCGCCAGCTGCAGCAGCTGCACGGCGTCACGCCCGGCTCGCTGAGCCTCGACGAGCTGCTCGTACGCACCGAGACCCACCTCGGCACGCCCGACGAGGTCGCCGAATCGCTCTCGGCCGACACCGCCGCCGCGGGCGCGACGGCGGTGTCGATCCAGGTGCACTCCGTCGACCCCCGCTCCGAGCTCACCGCCCGCTCGCTCGAGCTGTTCGCGACCGAGGTCGCGCCGGCGCTCGGCTGGCGGGTCGGTCGCGCGGACCGCGCCGACCTCGACCGCTCCACCCTCACCCACGACGACCCCCAGGAGGATCGCCATGTCGCATGA
- a CDS encoding alkylhydroperoxidase domain protein → MTEIIDYPTLRRPDRFTQGPLGWVPWAPPVPEDELTAVQREALIEASRSSSPYFRLLARDPAALRARTLTDLDIFGNEQGGLPRWERELAAAAVSRVNGCVFCASVHARAASRLSGRESDVQRLLDEGIGARVDDRWDAIADASAALTATPTAFDGGHVERLRSAGIDDAGIVHQLSGAAFFNWANRLMLSLGEPEVVGAPATSEGPTAASSAAGTGAR, encoded by the coding sequence ATGACCGAGATCATCGACTACCCGACGCTGCGGCGTCCCGACCGCTTCACGCAGGGCCCGCTCGGCTGGGTGCCGTGGGCGCCGCCGGTGCCCGAGGACGAGCTGACCGCCGTGCAGCGCGAGGCGCTCATCGAGGCGTCGCGCTCGTCGAGCCCCTACTTCCGACTGCTCGCGCGCGACCCCGCGGCGCTCCGCGCGCGCACGCTCACCGACCTCGACATCTTCGGCAACGAGCAGGGCGGGCTGCCCCGCTGGGAGCGCGAGCTCGCGGCCGCCGCCGTGTCGCGCGTCAACGGCTGCGTCTTCTGCGCGTCGGTGCACGCGCGCGCCGCATCGCGGCTCTCGGGCCGCGAGAGCGACGTGCAGCGGCTGCTCGACGAGGGCATCGGCGCGCGGGTGGACGACCGCTGGGATGCGATCGCGGATGCGTCGGCGGCGCTCACGGCGACGCCGACGGCCTTCGACGGCGGGCACGTCGAGCGCCTCCGCTCGGCCGGCATCGACGACGCGGGCATCGTCCACCAGCTCAGCGGTGCGGCGTTCTTCAACTGGGCGAACCGCCTCATGCTCTCGCTCGGCGAGCCCGAGGTCGTCGGTGCGCCCGCGACCTCGGAGGGACCGACCGCAGCATCGTCGGCAGCGGGCACGGGGGCGCGCTGA
- a CDS encoding VOC family protein: MGVPALLDHVVLAGPDLAAAIAAVERATGVRASPGGAHPTGTANALIAFTRRGERVRQYLEVIGPDAAAGRSASEISTFGLDRLSAPAVANWAIRPDDLDTTVARARTAGVGLRGIEPLSRRTPDGGELAWRLARPEDERRPPFLIDWGATAHPGLADLPLLELVALRRRTTEVESEGRRLRALGVAVGSGDDELELVPAATDGLEVEIALDGRSVVLR; encoded by the coding sequence ATGGGCGTGCCAGCGCTGCTCGATCACGTCGTGCTCGCCGGTCCCGACCTCGCCGCGGCGATCGCCGCGGTCGAGCGGGCCACGGGCGTGCGCGCCTCGCCGGGGGGCGCGCACCCGACCGGCACGGCCAACGCGCTCATCGCCTTCACCCGCCGCGGCGAGCGCGTGCGGCAGTACCTCGAGGTGATCGGCCCGGATGCCGCGGCGGGCCGCTCGGCATCGGAGATCTCGACGTTCGGCCTCGACCGGTTGAGCGCACCCGCCGTGGCGAACTGGGCCATCCGCCCCGACGACCTCGACACGACCGTCGCGCGAGCGCGCACCGCCGGCGTCGGACTCCGGGGCATCGAGCCGCTCTCGCGGCGCACGCCCGACGGCGGCGAGCTCGCGTGGCGGCTCGCTCGCCCCGAGGACGAGCGCCGACCGCCGTTCCTCATCGACTGGGGCGCGACCGCGCACCCGGGCCTCGCCGACCTGCCGCTGCTCGAGCTCGTCGCGCTGCGGCGGCGCACGACCGAGGTCGAGTCCGAGGGGCGCCGCCTGCGAGCCCTGGGCGTCGCGGTCGGCTCCGGCGACGACGAGCTCGAGCTCGTGCCCGCCGCGACCGACGGCCTCGAGGTCGAGATCGCGCTCGACGGGCGCTCCGTCGTGCTGCGCTGA